A single Kryptolebias marmoratus isolate JLee-2015 linkage group LG16, ASM164957v2, whole genome shotgun sequence DNA region contains:
- the LOC108245956 gene encoding zinc finger protein 675-like — protein sequence MCCTSRVNSLSQTTFKERLEDSFRLLASRSHRMDSEILNVEEIVMGRGLPDPPPEAPPEKPAEPYKPVILNGPQAPSVQPYQHENLQCFQCFITFCNAKAKERHMKKSHREEYKQQLQQGNTLFTCYVCDRTFPSSEELTQHQPTHSNDDKPFKCVHCKESFKTFSELTTHRRQVCPERQIVCKDCNAVFRSPGLLRTHRLTQHLRSDETAEPSEDPTKTHRCKKCGQGFEAEAELLAHQEKYPEGQQCNGSASPIKKRGRPPKAEDSAVGEKKGKRKKKDEVEEAAKPSSTSAATAAPAEEKGRAGGAKRGRPPKAAPKAETEDVSAEDDPQGPEKEKKPKAEPGTPRQHLCPECDLAFPGLAQLRAHKKEKHAPRKAHPCEECEESFARPEQLDAHMSRAHAVGRFACPTCGKSFSRERTLNAHQKSHPEEKPETPSAKR from the exons ATGTGTTGTACTTCTAGGGTCAACTCTCTCAGTCAAACTACCTTCAAAGAACGGTTAGAG GACAGCTTTCGCCTGCTAGCCTCCCGGTCTCACAGGATGGACTCGGAGATTCTGAATGTGGAGGAGATCGTGATGGGACGGGGTCTGCCGGATCCACCTCCTGAAGCCCCCCCTGAGAAGCCAGCAGAGCCCTACAAACCCGTCATCCTGAACGGACCTCAGGCACCCAGTGTCCAGCCCT ATCAGCACGAGAACCTTCAGTGTTTCCAGTGTTTCATCACGTTCTGCAACGCCAAAGCCAAGGAAAGGCACATGAAGAAGAGTCACCGGGAGGAGTacaagcagcagcttcagcag GGAAACACGCTGTTTACGTGCTACGTGTGCGACCGCACGTTTCCATCATCAGAAGAGCTAACGCAACACCAGCCGACGCACAGCAATGATGACAAGCCCTTCAAATGTGTTCACTGCAAGGAGAGCTTTAAGACATTTTCAGAG ctCACAACCCATAGGAGACAGGTGTGTCCCGAGAGACAGATTGTTTGTAAAGATTGCAACGCGGTCTTCCGCAGTCCTGGCCTGCTGCGGACTCATCGCCTGACCCAGCACCTGCGCTCGGACGAAACTGCAGAACCGTCGGAGGACCCTACAAAAACCCATCGCTGTAAGAAGTGCGGCCAGGGATTTGAAGCCGAGGCGGAGCTGCTGGCGCACCAGGAGAAGTACCCCGAAGGTCAGCAGTGCAACGGCAGCGCTTCGCCCATCAAGAAACGCGGGCGGCCTCCCAAAGCCGAAGACTCCGCAGTCGGTGAGAAAAAggggaagaggaaaaagaaggaTGAGGTGGAGGAGGCCGCCAAGCCCAGCAGCAcatcagcagcaacagcagcccCCGCAGAGGAAAAGGGAAGAGCGGGCGGAGCGAAGCGCGGCCGTCCTCCCAAAGCAGCCCCGAAAGCAGAAACGGAAGACGTAAGCGCCGAGGATGACCCTCAGGGTCcagaaaaggagaagaagcCTAAAGCGGAGCCCGGCACACCCCGCCAGCACCTGTGTCCCGAGTGTGACCTGGCCTTCCCCGGCCTGGCTCAGCTCCGCGCTCACAAGAAGGAGAAACACGCCCCTCGGAAAGCCCACCCCTGCGAGGAGTGCGAGGAGAGCTTCGCCCGCCCCGAGCAGCTGGATGCCCACATGTCGCGGGCTCACGCCGTCGGGCGCTTCGCCTGTCCGACCTGTGGGAAGAGCTTCAGCCGCGAGCGCACCCTGAACGCTCACCAGAAAAGCCACCCGGAGGAAAAACCCGAAACCCCAAGTGCAAAGAGATAA